In the Pseudochaenichthys georgianus chromosome 1, fPseGeo1.2, whole genome shotgun sequence genome, one interval contains:
- the hmgb2a gene encoding high mobility group protein B2a: protein MPAARKDPNKPRGKTSSYAFFVATCREEHKKKHPGTSVGFAEFSKKCSERWKTMSAKEKVKFEDLAKNDKVRYEREMKTYIPPKGAPGSGKKKKDPNAPKRPPSAFFVFCSDHRGKIKEEHPGITIGDIAKKLGELWGTQTPKDKIPFEARAAKLKEKYEKDVAAYKAKLNPGKSDAGKKGGPGRPAAKKAVPVDDDDDDDDDDEEDDDDDDDDDE, encoded by the exons ATGCCGGCCGCGAGAAAGGACCCAAATAAGCCCAGAGGAAAGACCTCCTCCTATGCTTTCTTTGTTGCAACATGCCGCGAAGAGCACAAAAAGAAGCACCCTGGAACCAGCGTAGGCTTTGCAGAGTTTTCCAAGAAATGCTCTGAGAGATGGAAG ACCATGTCAGCCAAGGAGAAGGTAAAGTTTGAGGATTTGGCTAAGAATGACAAGGTTAGGTATGAGCGAGAGATGAAGACATACATCCCTCCAAAAGGTGCACCTGGTTCTGGCAAAAAGAAAAAGGACCCCAACGCACCAAAAAGACCACC TTCCGCTTTCTTCGTGTTCTGCTCAGATCACCGTGGCAAAATCAAGGAAGAGCATCCTGGTATCACTATCGGTGACATCGCCAAGAAGCTTGGAGAGTTGTGGGGCACACAGACTCCCAAAGACAAGATTCCTTTTGAGGCAAGGGCTGCCAAACTGAAGGAGAAATATGAGAAG gATGTTGCCGCCTACAAAGCCAAGCTTAACCCAGGGAAGAGCGATGCTGGTAAGAAAGGTGGCCCTGGCAGGCCAGCTGCCAAGAAAGCAGTACCCGTtgacgacgatgatgatgatgacgacgatGACGAGGAGgacgacgatgatgatgacgacgatGATGAATAA